A window of Eubacteriaceae bacterium ES3 contains these coding sequences:
- a CDS encoding CarD family transcriptional regulator, with translation MYKIGDKIVYPMHGAGIIEAIEEREIFDEINTYYIMQIVSEGLQILIPVDKVDEIGVRTVVEKDAISEMLESMNAPMDEMEKNWNRRYRDHLEHLKTGDIFEVAKVVKNLILLDRKKGLSTGEKKMLNSARNFLVSEMILIEKRDKDEIVGIINDAVCEESEE, from the coding sequence ATGTACAAAATTGGTGATAAAATTGTCTACCCAATGCACGGCGCAGGCATCATTGAAGCAATCGAAGAGCGTGAGATTTTTGACGAGATAAATACTTATTACATTATGCAAATTGTTTCAGAAGGGCTGCAGATCTTAATTCCAGTAGATAAGGTCGATGAGATTGGCGTTAGGACAGTCGTCGAGAAGGATGCGATCAGTGAAATGCTGGAGTCCATGAATGCTCCAATGGATGAAATGGAAAAAAATTGGAACCGAAGGTACCGGGATCATCTGGAGCATCTTAAAACAGGTGATATTTTCGAAGTCGCCAAAGTGGTAAAAAATCTGATTTTGCTGGACCGTAAAAAAGGACTGTCGACTGGTGAGAAGAAAATGCTTAACAGTGCCAGAAATTTTTTGGTCAGTGAGATGATTTTGATTGAAAAACGAGATAAGGATGAAATCGTAGGTATCATCAATGATGCTGTCTGTGAGGAAAGCGAAGAATAG